Proteins encoded in a region of the Frondihabitans sp. 762G35 genome:
- the tsaB gene encoding tRNA (adenosine(37)-N6)-threonylcarbamoyltransferase complex dimerization subunit type 1 TsaB, with amino-acid sequence MLLAIDTSSGTSVAVVDRDGGVLAERQELDTRRHAEVIGLLITEVLAEVDITPGRLSAVVAGMGPGPFTGLRVGIAAARAFAFGAGKPCLPLVSHDAVVFGTGATAVPLLVVTDARRREVYFSAYAGLDEQGLPVRLGEPGLCKPGELEATIRASFAPHAEALLGNQTDPANTPISAGALGMLGETLFARGRSFAADVPLYLRSPDVTVPGAPKRVS; translated from the coding sequence ATGCTGCTGGCCATCGACACCTCGTCGGGGACGTCCGTCGCCGTCGTCGACCGCGACGGGGGAGTCCTCGCCGAACGGCAAGAGCTCGACACCCGCCGGCACGCCGAAGTCATCGGGCTGCTGATCACCGAGGTGCTGGCCGAGGTCGACATCACTCCCGGGCGACTCAGCGCCGTGGTGGCCGGCATGGGGCCGGGGCCGTTCACGGGGCTTCGGGTGGGGATCGCGGCCGCGCGGGCGTTCGCCTTCGGGGCCGGCAAGCCCTGCCTGCCGCTGGTGAGCCACGACGCCGTCGTGTTCGGAACGGGGGCCACAGCCGTGCCCCTCCTCGTCGTCACGGACGCGCGCCGCCGCGAGGTGTACTTCAGTGCGTACGCGGGCCTCGACGAGCAGGGCCTGCCCGTGCGGCTCGGGGAGCCGGGGCTGTGCAAGCCGGGCGAGCTCGAGGCGACGATCCGGGCATCCTTCGCCCCCCACGCCGAGGCGCTGCTCGGCAACCAGACCGACCCGGCGAACACGCCGATCAGTGCGGGAGCCCTGGGGATGCTCGGCGAGACGCTCTTCGCGCGCGGCCGCTCCTTCGCCGCCGACGTGCCGCTCTACCTGCGCTCACCCGACGTCACCGTGCCGGGCGCGCCGAAGAGGGTCTCGTGA
- the rimI gene encoding ribosomal protein S18-alanine N-acetyltransferase, with product MTGAPLVVRRAEPADVDGIMAIESSVFELDAWSRDTMAREVSDSSGFYLVVTEGDAVVAYAGMLAPVGSPDSDVQTIAVHPAVRRRGVARDLMRRMLAEAVERGARETFLEVRVDNPGAQALYESLGFEGIAVRPRYYMPEGVDALVMRAKLPAPTGGGAS from the coding sequence GTGACCGGGGCGCCGCTGGTCGTCCGGAGGGCCGAGCCGGCCGACGTCGACGGCATCATGGCGATCGAGTCGAGCGTGTTCGAACTCGACGCGTGGTCGCGCGACACCATGGCCCGCGAGGTCTCCGACTCCTCCGGCTTCTATCTCGTGGTGACCGAGGGCGACGCGGTCGTCGCGTACGCGGGGATGCTCGCACCGGTCGGGTCGCCCGATTCCGATGTGCAGACGATCGCCGTGCATCCTGCGGTCCGTCGCCGCGGCGTCGCCCGCGACCTGATGCGCAGGATGCTGGCCGAGGCCGTCGAGAGGGGAGCGCGCGAGACGTTCCTCGAGGTGCGAGTCGACAACCCGGGCGCCCAGGCGCTCTACGAGTCGCTCGGCTTCGAGGGCATCGCCGTGAGGCCCCGCTACTACATGCCCGAGGGGGTCGACGCGCTCGTCATGCGCGCGAAGCTCCCCGCCCCGACCGGTGGAGGTGCGTCGTGA
- the tsaD gene encoding tRNA (adenosine(37)-N6)-threonylcarbamoyltransferase complex transferase subunit TsaD — protein sequence MSDREPLVLGIETSCDETGVGIVRGRTLLANVIASSMDEHARYGGVVPEIAARAHLEAMQPALRAALAEADVTLDDLDAIAVTSGPGLAGALMVGVGAAKALALGSGKPLYAVNHLVGHVGADVLRDDGSEIELPTIALLVSGGHTSLLLVRDLLDDVELLGETIDDAAGEAFDKVARLLGLPYPGGPQIDRVAATGDPAAIRFPRGLTLPKDLVHHRYDFSFSGLKTAVARWVEKTESAGAPIPVPDVAASFREAVVDVLLTKALAACRDLGVPRLLLGGGVVANQRVRQVAAERCAAAGVALRIPPLSLCTDNGAMIAALGAELVARGRTPSPLGFGADSTLPVTSAQAL from the coding sequence GTGAGCGACCGGGAACCCCTCGTCCTCGGCATCGAGACGAGCTGCGACGAGACCGGCGTCGGGATCGTCCGCGGCCGCACGCTCCTCGCCAACGTCATCGCGTCGTCGATGGACGAGCACGCCCGCTACGGCGGCGTCGTGCCGGAGATCGCCGCCCGCGCCCACCTGGAGGCGATGCAGCCCGCGCTCCGGGCGGCGCTCGCCGAGGCCGACGTCACCCTCGACGATCTCGATGCCATCGCCGTGACGAGCGGTCCGGGGCTCGCCGGCGCCCTCATGGTCGGCGTCGGGGCGGCAAAGGCGCTCGCGCTCGGCTCGGGCAAGCCCCTCTACGCCGTCAACCACCTCGTCGGCCACGTCGGCGCCGACGTGCTGCGCGACGACGGCAGCGAGATCGAGCTGCCGACAATCGCGCTCCTCGTCTCGGGCGGTCACACGTCGCTCCTGCTCGTCCGCGATCTCCTCGACGACGTCGAGCTCCTCGGCGAGACCATCGACGACGCCGCCGGGGAGGCCTTCGACAAGGTGGCGCGCCTGCTCGGCCTGCCCTACCCCGGGGGCCCGCAGATCGACCGCGTGGCGGCGACCGGCGACCCGGCGGCGATCCGGTTCCCGCGCGGGCTGACCCTTCCCAAAGACCTGGTGCACCACCGCTACGACTTCTCCTTCTCGGGTCTCAAGACGGCGGTCGCGCGCTGGGTCGAGAAGACCGAGAGCGCAGGAGCCCCGATCCCGGTGCCCGACGTCGCCGCCAGCTTCCGCGAGGCCGTCGTCGACGTGCTCCTCACCAAGGCCCTCGCCGCCTGCCGCGACCTCGGGGTGCCGCGGCTCTTGCTCGGCGGAGGCGTCGTCGCGAACCAGCGGGTCCGCCAGGTGGCGGCCGAGCGCTGCGCCGCCGCCGGGGTCGCCCTGCGGATCCCGCCGCTGTCGCTGTGCACCGACAACGGCGCCATGATCGCCGCTCTGGGGGCGGAGCTCGTCGCCCGCGGGCGGACGCCCTCGCCCCTCGGCTTCGGGGCGGACTCCACGCTCCCGGTGACGAGCGCTCAGGCGCTCTGA
- a CDS encoding DUF4190 domain-containing protein yields the protein MSSSTPPAANPAPQTGVAATGALNKLSVAALVVGIVSCTFVLSFYGIPGLVALIFGLVSRSQIKKTGQRGNGFALAGIILGIVGILIGIATIVLAAVLAQQLQNQGVGTN from the coding sequence ATGTCCAGCTCCACCCCTCCCGCCGCGAACCCCGCTCCCCAGACGGGCGTCGCCGCCACCGGCGCGCTCAACAAGCTGTCGGTCGCCGCGCTCGTCGTGGGCATCGTCAGCTGCACGTTCGTCCTGAGCTTCTACGGGATCCCCGGCCTCGTCGCGCTGATCTTCGGTCTCGTCTCGCGCAGCCAGATCAAGAAGACCGGCCAGCGTGGCAACGGTTTCGCCCTCGCCGGCATCATCCTCGGCATCGTGGGCATCCTGATCGGCATCGCGACGATCGTCCTCGCCGCCGTCCTCGCGCAGCAGCTCCAGAACCAGGGCGTCGGCACCAACTGA
- a CDS encoding DUF4190 domain-containing protein, whose amino-acid sequence MSDQTPHDPSATPPSNDAWTQPNDGAPGAAPHNAGQDAPAEQPPAYGQPPAYGQQEQPRYGEQHPGGQQSPAPQTYGQNASGQQPYAQQTYGQNASGQQPYGQNPYAQQQYGQNPYAQQPYGQNPHAQQGAGPYPGSRSALAIVSMILGIVGVAFGFAVTFGLLPIAAVVTGFIARSRIKRYQQQGSGMALAGIITGFVGVAFTIGFIAFYAVIFANAFNSGDFSDSGTGTYNP is encoded by the coding sequence ATGTCCGACCAGACGCCCCACGACCCGTCGGCGACGCCCCCGTCGAACGACGCGTGGACGCAGCCGAACGACGGCGCCCCCGGCGCAGCACCGCACAACGCGGGGCAGGATGCTCCCGCCGAGCAGCCGCCCGCCTACGGCCAGCCGCCGGCCTACGGCCAGCAGGAGCAGCCGCGGTACGGCGAGCAGCACCCGGGCGGCCAGCAGTCGCCCGCGCCGCAGACGTACGGCCAGAACGCCTCCGGGCAGCAGCCTTACGCGCAGCAGACGTACGGCCAGAACGCCTCCGGCCAGCAGCCCTACGGCCAGAACCCGTACGCGCAGCAGCAGTACGGCCAGAATCCCTACGCGCAGCAGCCGTACGGCCAGAACCCCCACGCGCAGCAGGGAGCCGGCCCCTACCCCGGCAGCCGCAGCGCGCTGGCCATCGTGTCGATGATCCTCGGGATCGTCGGCGTCGCCTTCGGCTTCGCCGTCACCTTCGGTCTCCTGCCGATCGCCGCCGTCGTCACGGGCTTCATCGCCCGCAGCCGGATCAAGCGCTACCAGCAGCAGGGCTCCGGTATGGCGCTCGCCGGCATCATCACCGGCTTCGTCGGCGTCGCCTTCACGATCGGCTTTATCGCCTTCTACGCCGTGATCTTCGCGAACGCCTTCAACTCCGGCGACTTCTCCGACTCGGGCACGGGCACCTACAACCCGTGA
- a CDS encoding class I SAM-dependent methyltransferase produces MESAELRRLLTTEGLSLLDSLPPFDAKEDVVGQVSRLRRAGHSPELVSAVLGQARLRSKGRAKFGDFAARMLFTEAGLEQATRLAVASTHAGRFRRAGLSRVADLGCGIGGDALAFAALELGVVAVDRDEVTAAIATYNLAPWESAEVRLGTAEEADLDGVDGVFLDPARRTSGHSSTSRLSDPADWSPGLDTAFAFAERLPTGVKLGPGIDRELLPDDAECQWISVDRSVVEVGVWFGALARPGIRRAALVLGASGPAELSAAGDSEDVEVGPLGEYLYEPDGAVIRARLIGDLGRQLEARTISRDIAYLSSDIAAETPFAQCFRVVETFPLDERKLRQELKRRGIGRVEIKKRGVDVDPAAFRKKLQLQGSNEATLILTRVAGRHTAILAERVAF; encoded by the coding sequence ATGGAATCCGCCGAGCTCCGCCGACTGCTCACCACCGAGGGGCTGTCGCTGCTGGACTCCCTGCCGCCCTTCGACGCGAAGGAGGACGTGGTGGGGCAGGTGTCGCGGCTCCGGCGGGCCGGCCATTCGCCCGAACTCGTCTCCGCCGTCCTCGGCCAGGCGCGCCTCCGGTCGAAGGGGCGAGCCAAGTTCGGCGATTTCGCCGCCCGGATGCTCTTCACGGAGGCGGGCCTCGAGCAGGCGACGCGCCTCGCGGTCGCCTCGACGCACGCGGGGCGCTTCCGTCGCGCCGGCCTCTCCCGGGTGGCCGACCTCGGCTGCGGCATCGGCGGCGACGCCCTCGCGTTCGCGGCCCTCGAACTCGGAGTCGTCGCCGTCGACCGCGACGAGGTGACCGCGGCCATCGCGACCTACAACCTCGCCCCGTGGGAGAGCGCCGAGGTGCGCCTCGGCACGGCGGAGGAGGCCGACCTCGACGGCGTGGACGGTGTCTTCCTCGACCCGGCGCGCCGCACCTCCGGACACTCCTCCACGTCGCGGTTGAGCGACCCGGCGGACTGGTCCCCCGGGCTCGACACCGCCTTCGCCTTCGCCGAGCGGCTCCCGACCGGCGTGAAGCTCGGACCGGGGATCGATCGCGAGCTCCTGCCGGACGACGCGGAGTGCCAGTGGATCTCCGTCGACCGATCGGTCGTGGAGGTCGGCGTCTGGTTCGGCGCTCTCGCCCGCCCCGGCATCCGGCGGGCCGCCCTCGTGCTCGGTGCCTCCGGCCCGGCGGAGCTGTCGGCGGCGGGCGACTCCGAGGACGTCGAGGTCGGCCCGCTCGGCGAGTACCTCTACGAACCCGACGGCGCGGTCATCCGGGCCCGGCTCATCGGCGACCTGGGACGTCAGCTGGAGGCGCGGACCATCAGCCGCGACATCGCCTACCTGAGCTCCGACATCGCCGCCGAGACGCCGTTCGCTCAGTGCTTCCGGGTCGTCGAGACGTTCCCGCTCGACGAGCGGAAGCTCCGGCAGGAGTTGAAGCGGCGCGGCATCGGACGCGTCGAGATCAAGAAGCGGGGCGTGGACGTCGATCCCGCGGCGTTCCGGAAGAAGCTGCAGCTGCAGGGCTCGAACGAGGCGACGCTGATCCTGACCCGCGTGGCCGGTCGTCACACGGCGATCCTGGCCGAGCGCGTGGCGTTCTAG
- the groES gene encoding co-chaperone GroES, which produces MSVNIKPLEDRIVIRQVEAEQTTASGLVIPDTAKEKPQEGEVVAVGPGRIDDNGNRVPLDVAVGDKVIYSKYGGTEVKYSGEDLLVLSARDVLAVIVH; this is translated from the coding sequence GTGTCGGTCAACATCAAGCCGCTCGAAGATCGCATCGTCATCCGTCAGGTCGAGGCCGAGCAGACCACTGCCTCGGGCCTCGTCATCCCTGACACCGCCAAGGAGAAGCCCCAGGAGGGCGAAGTCGTGGCCGTCGGGCCGGGGCGCATCGACGACAACGGCAACCGCGTTCCCCTCGACGTCGCCGTCGGAGACAAGGTCATCTACTCGAAGTACGGCGGGACCGAGGTGAAGTACTCGGGCGAAGACCTCCTGGTCCTCTCGGCCCGCGACGTCCTCGCCGTCATCGTCCACTAG
- the rarD gene encoding EamA family transporter RarD has protein sequence MTQPTPTTDSPTPDTSARTGVLSALGAYALWGVLPVYFLLLAPSGAVEVVAWRILWSLIFCGILLAVTRGFRRFATLLRDRRLVGTMGLAGAFIVVNWTTFIFATLSGHVVEASLGYFINPVVTVLLGVLVLRERLRVAQWIAVGLSVVAIVVIALGYGQFPWISLLLAFSFGFYGLIKKRVGGRLGAVDGLTLETLLLSPVAVIALVVTGATSGLVFGTAGTGQALAVIGTGVITAVPLLLFAGAARRLRLSTLGLTQYLAPILQLVVGVAVLHEPMSTGRWIGFGLIWVALAILSADALRASRPPRPARKGRPRDSADTSRIANETPS, from the coding sequence GTGACGCAGCCCACCCCGACGACCGACAGCCCGACACCCGACACCTCGGCCCGCACCGGCGTCCTCTCCGCACTCGGCGCCTACGCGCTCTGGGGCGTCCTCCCCGTCTACTTCCTGCTCCTCGCGCCCTCCGGAGCGGTGGAGGTCGTCGCCTGGCGGATCCTCTGGTCGCTGATCTTCTGCGGGATCCTCCTCGCCGTGACGCGCGGCTTCCGCCGGTTCGCAACGCTCCTGCGCGACCGTCGTCTCGTCGGCACGATGGGCCTCGCCGGCGCGTTCATCGTCGTCAACTGGACCACCTTCATCTTCGCGACGCTGTCGGGGCACGTCGTCGAGGCCTCGCTCGGGTACTTCATCAACCCCGTCGTCACGGTGCTGCTCGGCGTGCTCGTCCTGCGGGAGCGGCTCCGGGTCGCGCAGTGGATCGCCGTCGGCCTCAGCGTCGTGGCCATCGTCGTGATCGCCCTGGGCTACGGGCAGTTCCCGTGGATCTCGCTCCTGCTGGCCTTCTCCTTCGGGTTCTACGGCCTGATCAAGAAGCGCGTCGGGGGTCGACTGGGCGCCGTCGACGGGCTCACCCTCGAGACCCTGCTGCTCTCGCCGGTCGCCGTGATCGCCCTCGTCGTCACGGGCGCGACGTCCGGGCTCGTCTTCGGCACGGCGGGGACGGGCCAGGCTCTCGCGGTGATCGGCACGGGCGTCATCACCGCCGTGCCGCTCCTGCTCTTCGCCGGCGCCGCTCGTCGCCTGCGGCTCTCGACGCTCGGTCTCACGCAGTACCTCGCCCCGATCCTGCAGCTCGTCGTGGGTGTCGCGGTGCTCCACGAGCCCATGTCCACCGGACGGTGGATCGGCTTCGGGCTGATCTGGGTGGCACTCGCGATCCTCAGCGCCGACGCCCTCCGGGCCTCACGCCCACCCCGTCCGGCCCGGAAGGGGCGCCCGCGCGACTCGGCGGATACATCACGAATTGCTAACGAAACCCCATCTTGA
- a CDS encoding ABC transporter substrate-binding protein: MIRSITALKVLAVAGAATVLLAACSAGGSTSPSGSASPSASKKTDPAASCKAPSTPSTEAMKIGTLLPLTGSLAYLGPPAVAGAGLALDDINAAGGVIGKPVSIASATDSGDSTDLTVSSASAAKLKAAKVSVVLGAESSSVTLNVIDQITGSCTIEISPANTASTLSGYSSYYYRTAPPDSVQGSALGQLVVGDGNAKVAFLVFNDSYGTGLRDSTQKAVEAAGGSVVYGGTGKGQEFPPGQTTFSSEVTAALAAKPDAIVVLAFDETKSIVPELVSQGWNMKKTYMSDGNTADYSKDFKAGTLADGKGTIPGAQPTTDLKAKLNSWYQKNQGKALSDYSYAAESYDAITLTALAAEAGKGTDAGTIQANMAKVSGADGGTKCATYAACKKLLDAGTSIQYQGPSGIGPFNKNNDPSSAYIGIYKYDSKNVPVYQSSIQGAVK; encoded by the coding sequence ATGATCAGATCCATCACCGCCCTCAAGGTCCTCGCGGTCGCCGGAGCAGCAACAGTGCTCCTGGCCGCGTGTTCCGCGGGTGGCTCCACCTCTCCCTCGGGTTCGGCGTCGCCCAGCGCGTCGAAGAAGACCGACCCTGCAGCCAGCTGCAAGGCCCCGTCGACACCGTCCACCGAGGCCATGAAGATCGGCACCCTGCTGCCGCTCACCGGGTCGCTGGCCTACCTCGGCCCGCCCGCCGTCGCGGGTGCGGGTCTCGCCCTCGACGACATCAACGCCGCCGGCGGTGTCATCGGCAAGCCCGTTTCGATCGCCTCCGCGACCGACTCCGGCGACTCGACCGACCTCACCGTCTCGTCGGCCTCCGCCGCGAAGCTGAAGGCCGCCAAGGTCTCCGTCGTCCTCGGAGCGGAGTCGTCCAGCGTCACGCTGAACGTCATCGACCAGATCACGGGTAGCTGCACGATCGAGATCTCGCCCGCCAACACGGCGTCGACGCTCTCGGGCTACTCGTCCTACTACTACCGCACCGCTCCGCCGGACTCGGTCCAGGGTTCCGCCCTCGGTCAGCTTGTCGTCGGCGACGGCAACGCGAAGGTCGCCTTCCTGGTCTTCAACGACTCCTACGGCACCGGTCTCCGCGACTCCACCCAGAAGGCCGTCGAAGCTGCGGGCGGATCCGTCGTCTACGGCGGCACCGGCAAGGGCCAGGAGTTCCCGCCCGGTCAGACGACCTTCTCGTCCGAGGTGACCGCGGCTCTCGCCGCCAAGCCCGACGCGATCGTCGTCCTGGCGTTCGACGAGACGAAATCCATCGTCCCGGAGCTCGTCTCGCAGGGCTGGAACATGAAGAAGACCTACATGTCGGACGGCAACACGGCCGACTACTCGAAGGACTTCAAGGCCGGCACGCTCGCCGACGGCAAGGGCACCATCCCCGGCGCCCAGCCGACGACCGACCTCAAGGCCAAGCTCAACTCCTGGTACCAGAAGAACCAGGGCAAGGCGCTGAGCGACTACTCCTACGCCGCCGAGTCGTACGACGCCATCACCCTCACGGCCCTCGCGGCCGAGGCGGGCAAGGGCACCGACGCAGGCACGATCCAGGCCAACATGGCCAAGGTCTCCGGAGCCGACGGCGGCACCAAGTGCGCCACGTACGCGGCCTGCAAGAAGCTGCTGGACGCGGGCACGAGCATCCAGTACCAGGGCCCGTCCGGCATCGGTCCGTTCAACAAGAACAACGACCCGTCGAGCGCCTACATCGGCATCTACAAGTACGACTCGAAGAACGTCCCCGTCTACCAGAGCAGCATCCAGGGAGCGGTGAAGTAA
- a CDS encoding SGNH/GDSL hydrolase family protein produces MSSAPETRDRTPLRGRRLTDALHTLGRPLLRISFFLYQVEVRRNLYPRDPLVTEHEGIDPLRVLFAGDVAASGHGVLSHGLTVVTRTADALSAATGRGCSWRVIAKTDLTMAGLAARPSLSAEGVELAFLLLGIPDVLLVTRSEAWARDLLAVTERIQRESGLRACRVIVSGIPPLSDFRPIRPAVRRVIDRQVDRLNAISVEVAERTPGLTFVPFPSWRIGEMYVKQMFSWKTMHETWAATLAEAARDR; encoded by the coding sequence ATGTCCTCCGCGCCCGAAACCCGAGACCGGACGCCCCTCCGAGGGCGTCGTCTCACCGATGCGCTGCACACGCTCGGGCGGCCGCTGCTTCGCATCTCGTTCTTCCTCTACCAGGTGGAGGTGCGGCGCAACCTCTACCCGCGCGACCCGCTCGTGACGGAGCACGAGGGCATCGACCCCCTGCGGGTCCTCTTCGCCGGCGACGTCGCCGCGTCGGGCCACGGCGTGCTCAGCCACGGGCTCACGGTCGTGACGCGCACCGCCGACGCGCTGTCCGCGGCGACGGGCCGAGGATGCTCGTGGCGCGTCATCGCGAAGACCGACCTGACGATGGCCGGGCTGGCCGCACGCCCCTCGCTGTCGGCCGAGGGGGTCGAGCTGGCGTTCCTGCTGCTCGGCATCCCCGACGTCCTCCTGGTGACGCGCTCGGAGGCGTGGGCGCGCGACCTCCTCGCGGTGACCGAGCGGATCCAGCGGGAGTCGGGGCTGCGGGCGTGCCGCGTCATCGTCTCGGGCATCCCGCCGCTGTCGGACTTCCGGCCCATCCGCCCCGCCGTGCGCCGGGTCATCGACCGCCAGGTCGACCGGCTCAACGCGATCAGCGTCGAGGTGGCCGAGCGGACCCCGGGCCTCACCTTCGTGCCGTTCCCGTCGTGGCGGATCGGCGAGATGTACGTCAAGCAGATGTTCTCGTGGAAGACGATGCACGAGACCTGGGCCGCGACGCTCGCCGAGGCCGCGCGCGACCGCTAG